From a single Labrenzia sp. PHM005 genomic region:
- the gspD gene encoding type II secretion system secretin GspD, which produces MSIISNFISKITHSICWKRLRKLAPLFAVSILSACMATSADSEFDLGSTGKGGVSLSGFNQSFLTTDKKARSGKNLQTPGYQVVSSSGTLRQNKNVSFDSDDRVNLNLRDASIDAAAKAIIGDILEKNYVIAPEVEGTVTLQTTNALPLRGLLDAFNTILAFSGAALVERGDVVYIEPIGSLDAVSPEIQSKWSGIGNEIGRSIKIVPLDYVAANEISELLKPLIGADKILHINKRQNLIFLAGAPREIAAAIDAINLFDVDVMRGQSFALIPVKNAEPEDIAKELQTVFASEEGGALDGVVKFVPNNRLGSILAISSRPHYLKEARLWIQRLDRAAAGASQKLFVYSVQNREAEELAELLQGILGGEANSGSGPKETNTTPEQNDRFDATFSAASENRGVPDIDSKSSNTAFTTGGIRVVADSANNAILVYSTQSEYESILPMIRGLDSLPNQVLLEATIAEVTLTDELKFGLRWYFETGNYSFKLSDAISGAVGATNPGFSLLFSAGESKIALNALSSITDVNIISSPNLMVLDNRKAVLQIGDQVPIATQSAVNTNNDNAVVNSIELKDTGIILSVTPRVNDSGRVILDITQEVSDVVRTTTSGIDSPTIRQRKVTTTVVVNDGDSLALGGLIQKRDEITKSQVPILGDVPVVGTLFKHKDDTERRTELLILITPHVIRDFREANDVTEEFRKQLGGLRALGNDQTRGFKHQLGRVLR; this is translated from the coding sequence ATGAGTATCATTTCCAATTTCATTTCCAAAATTACGCATTCTATATGCTGGAAACGGCTGCGCAAACTCGCTCCTCTGTTCGCTGTCTCAATTCTATCTGCATGTATGGCAACGAGTGCTGATTCCGAGTTTGACCTGGGCAGTACAGGCAAGGGCGGTGTATCGTTAAGTGGATTTAATCAGAGCTTCTTGACCACCGACAAAAAGGCGCGATCTGGCAAGAACCTGCAAACTCCTGGCTATCAGGTCGTCAGCAGTTCAGGCACACTTCGTCAAAACAAAAATGTCTCTTTTGACTCAGATGACCGCGTAAATTTGAATCTTCGGGATGCCTCGATTGACGCTGCTGCAAAAGCGATTATCGGCGATATCCTTGAAAAAAATTATGTGATCGCTCCGGAAGTTGAAGGCACTGTAACACTTCAGACAACAAACGCTCTTCCACTCAGGGGGCTCCTGGACGCGTTCAACACGATCCTGGCCTTTAGTGGTGCTGCATTGGTTGAGCGGGGAGATGTTGTTTATATCGAACCAATAGGCAGCCTTGATGCAGTTTCGCCAGAAATCCAATCCAAATGGAGTGGTATCGGAAACGAGATCGGCCGAAGCATAAAAATTGTGCCGCTGGATTATGTTGCAGCCAATGAGATTTCCGAACTCTTGAAGCCTCTGATAGGGGCGGACAAGATCCTACACATAAACAAACGGCAAAACTTGATATTCCTTGCAGGCGCGCCGCGAGAAATCGCGGCAGCAATCGATGCCATCAATTTGTTCGACGTCGACGTAATGCGAGGGCAATCCTTTGCACTCATTCCAGTCAAGAATGCTGAGCCCGAGGATATCGCGAAAGAACTGCAAACTGTATTTGCATCAGAAGAAGGCGGAGCTCTGGATGGAGTGGTGAAGTTTGTTCCAAACAACCGTCTGGGGTCAATTCTCGCGATTTCTTCAAGGCCGCACTATCTAAAAGAAGCCCGGTTATGGATCCAGCGGCTGGACAGAGCCGCAGCTGGTGCAAGTCAAAAGCTATTTGTGTATTCGGTGCAGAACCGGGAAGCTGAAGAGCTGGCGGAACTGCTGCAAGGCATTTTGGGCGGAGAGGCAAACTCGGGTTCGGGACCAAAGGAAACGAACACCACGCCTGAACAAAATGATCGTTTTGATGCGACCTTTTCGGCGGCGTCGGAAAACCGGGGTGTGCCGGACATTGACTCGAAAAGCAGCAATACAGCGTTCACCACCGGAGGCATTCGAGTTGTCGCGGATAGCGCAAACAATGCCATATTGGTCTACTCCACCCAATCGGAATATGAATCGATACTGCCAATGATCCGGGGGCTCGACTCCCTGCCAAATCAGGTCCTTCTCGAGGCGACAATCGCTGAAGTAACACTGACAGATGAATTGAAATTTGGCTTAAGATGGTATTTTGAGACGGGCAACTACTCATTCAAATTGTCAGATGCGATTAGTGGCGCGGTTGGGGCGACAAATCCTGGTTTCTCTTTGCTGTTCTCCGCTGGCGAGTCAAAAATCGCGCTGAATGCACTTTCAAGCATTACCGACGTCAATATCATTTCCTCTCCAAATCTTATGGTTCTTGATAATCGTAAAGCTGTTCTGCAAATCGGGGATCAGGTGCCGATCGCTACCCAATCAGCGGTCAACACGAACAATGACAATGCTGTTGTAAACTCGATTGAGTTAAAGGACACCGGCATCATTTTGTCCGTGACACCCCGTGTGAACGACAGCGGCCGGGTTATTCTGGATATCACACAGGAAGTCAGTGATGTGGTCCGCACGACCACATCTGGAATTGACTCACCAACGATACGGCAGAGGAAAGTCACCACAACTGTTGTGGTCAACGATGGTGACAGTCTGGCACTTGGCGGTCTCATTCAAAAACGGGATGAGATTACAAAATCGCAGGTGCCTATATTAGGAGATGTGCCGGTAGTTGGTACCCTATTTAAGCACAAGGACGATACCGAACGGCGGACAGAGCTCCTTATATTGATTACGCCCCATGTCATCAGAGATTTCAGGGAAGCCAATGATGTTACGGAAGAGTTCCGCAAACAACTTGGCGGCTTACGGGCGCTGGGGAATGATCAAACGCGCGGATTTAAGCACCAGCTCGGTCGGGTGCTGCGGTAA
- a CDS encoding RHS repeat domain-containing protein, which translates to MALKLEPGQQTTSFGKLALVSLLSASLTLVGVTGELQSALAQSFVEPAETTPAAMPDDIGFKGAFSQKIAFKVPAWRGLEPKLGVSYDSARANSYGPNDVLGAGWRLFGLSTIQRASPRRGTPNFDANDIWLLDGHELVDCGSYAGAGCGAGATHASWIENYQRIKQVAADNTWEITARDGTRYIYQPLSAYNGAATEQSTAYRYLLAQKIDTLGQAVTYNYACDTSVDCLISNISYGIGEVRFHWSARPDAVTYAAGTVLGTVSKRLTAVEVRSAGQMLRGYQLNYAQSPATGRSLLSGLQEFGTDAVIAGGVVTGGTSMPAHSFQYTGAAPAVRQVADGTGYNGTYSQEDLRFSKSFGDFGVDRQLHMITYRAEKYQIGSGENTENRVRCEWERSDTGEITSLGDSAAGNYDFLASCPAIERIAFMKSAHGLTKDIKVRTSKKVFSNNGSTEETQYSGNAPQIVADFDGDGLDDGLEFDENGVLIEPITISTGASGWAYAGPEGKPLDLNGDGLVDVSAIMADGKTVQGFVSTGQTFDPRTYGQFESIVNSQFYTTGDFNGDGAADFLVWPAVGDNVRIYYSAGKNIVAGPSFTLANIGWGGVESPYWPFASDVDGDGRDDIITHRIGSTPVPQARVWLNRGSSFPLIQGGADSDTFAGAIADLRDADADGFPEAALKTVKDLDNEWQAFAPQRYAFIAETPDLMSFVRQPLGAEIKASYSHHVPETQQDLPLNLNVVTSVETFDGRNIRSVTDYAYSGAKWDWAHRRFLGFQKIAATLPQIAGESGRPVVETTYRQDLASFGKVEGVVYKDGSGTVLKRQQETYTAQSSSKPFTSLNTQTATTTYFGGIARTEYKVRTFDTYGLVASTQHHGNADAVGDEWINTRWAYPNTGKYIVDRWAVEAVNAGTAYHESENLKWQRWHSFDNQGVTTAPTLGQKTDTTEWTGGGVGENLRLKAVSYDAYGNVKTEANARGETTTYIYDGTYNLFPVEVRDPLYSSNPQHKRTFTWDPVCGVKLTETDENGKVTSHSYDALCRLTQSNLPEGGQVAYTYLDWGTPAISRNVRSELHPNGSGTIGEDEYFDGLGRTWQTVTTGSAGTTADDRSVTLVFDARGNVDQRSHPYLPGQSVAWTSYRYDGLNRQITQTNPDSTTVATNYLAGDTFTAVEAIDELGHKRVSHFDAYGNEIYRDRFDGTARHRTTFTYDVLNRLTGITDPIGAAWSYTYDGHGNRTAITDPDLGCQNLSYDNANRLIAHHYASGSKISFAYDALGRTTSKTVDADAMAFTTCAGTDPDPDPEPGVGDNVYEIYHNGGDKIIQEAANGGTDTIKFMDMVLSDLAITSEVQNSAQILRFKWSKNGHNANVQVSDNGQHIEQYVFADGTTLSKIDIGYINQVVATGTSGNDYIKSGAFGPGDFPALEYIASYNDLISSYGTNEAAGTEHYVSTGLAEGRTITFNGLAYIASYSDLIAAYGTDRKAGARHYIQTGRSQGRQITFSIEYYLRNYPDMRSTYGHNIQALTLHYIQTGHAENRVTDGLLPGAMTSSEWATFVAQNPPVADPVLYPSGGFNTSNFPGMSYIATYPDLMGAFGADAAAGTNHYFTHGRNENRYPSFNGLRYIASHGDLIGRYGANRNAGAEHYITNGFSEGRAINFDYSIYLRNYPDLRAAYGNNPTTATQHFILYAASEGRVGNRLLGSPSMSSSEWASYKSSNPAIPDPAIVMDARGFAPGSDDNYVFAGEGHDTLEAGPSGDAGYQHLFGQGGNDIYVVSSNSGSVIIEATAETANGGDDVVRFSNLNLANLSVSHQYLDAQQGTVLRLRWSNGQVDIANKGENVERFQFADGSIKTTCEVLNYPGCGSGPVNPGTQTFAVSGTFLVPNYTTITVEVAGAGGEAGGPIRQDGSGENTTLYNGLDGAAGGNSVFGSMIGYGGEGGSGALLTHWGKLPASAPGSAQGGNLSNTTGAGAAPGTTLDFGDARRSPGDGGAGGLARSTWQSGQAGAPQIGSSIAVTVGAGGTSLNNPYTRGGDGLVVVTWQ; encoded by the coding sequence ATGGCTTTGAAATTGGAACCTGGCCAGCAAACAACGAGTTTCGGAAAGCTGGCGCTCGTTTCTCTTTTATCTGCTTCATTGACACTCGTTGGTGTAACAGGTGAGCTGCAATCCGCTCTGGCTCAGAGTTTTGTTGAGCCTGCGGAAACAACTCCTGCGGCGATGCCCGATGACATCGGCTTTAAAGGCGCCTTTTCCCAGAAAATTGCATTTAAGGTTCCAGCTTGGCGTGGATTGGAGCCAAAGCTTGGGGTTTCTTATGATTCCGCGCGTGCAAACAGTTATGGTCCAAATGATGTTCTGGGCGCTGGTTGGCGGCTATTTGGTCTGTCGACCATTCAAAGGGCGAGCCCGAGGCGCGGGACACCGAACTTTGATGCAAATGATATCTGGCTGCTTGATGGTCATGAACTTGTAGACTGCGGCAGCTATGCGGGCGCAGGCTGCGGCGCGGGAGCGACCCATGCAAGCTGGATCGAAAATTACCAGCGGATCAAACAGGTTGCTGCGGACAACACCTGGGAGATAACAGCGCGGGACGGGACGCGGTACATTTATCAGCCGCTCAGTGCTTACAATGGGGCTGCAACAGAGCAATCGACCGCCTATCGGTATTTGCTGGCGCAAAAAATCGATACCCTGGGCCAGGCAGTTACATACAATTATGCCTGTGATACGAGCGTTGACTGCCTGATCTCCAATATTTCCTATGGCATCGGGGAGGTTCGTTTTCATTGGTCGGCAAGACCGGATGCGGTAACTTATGCAGCTGGCACAGTTCTTGGCACGGTATCTAAGCGTTTGACGGCAGTTGAAGTCCGGTCCGCCGGACAAATGCTGCGCGGTTATCAGCTCAATTATGCGCAAAGCCCGGCAACCGGGCGCAGTCTTTTGTCTGGTTTACAGGAATTCGGCACAGATGCTGTGATTGCTGGAGGCGTGGTAACCGGCGGCACGTCCATGCCTGCACATAGCTTTCAATACACTGGCGCAGCTCCGGCTGTCCGGCAGGTTGCAGATGGGACTGGCTATAACGGTACATACAGCCAAGAAGATCTAAGATTTTCAAAGTCTTTTGGTGACTTTGGCGTTGATCGCCAGCTGCATATGATAACTTATCGAGCAGAGAAGTATCAGATCGGATCTGGTGAAAACACTGAAAACAGGGTCCGCTGCGAATGGGAGCGTTCCGATACAGGTGAAATCACCAGCCTCGGAGACTCGGCTGCCGGTAATTATGACTTCCTGGCCAGTTGTCCGGCAATTGAGCGTATTGCCTTCATGAAGTCTGCGCATGGTCTGACCAAAGACATCAAAGTCCGGACATCTAAAAAAGTTTTTTCCAACAATGGCAGCACCGAAGAAACCCAATACAGCGGCAATGCTCCGCAAATTGTGGCCGATTTTGACGGTGACGGCCTGGATGACGGTCTGGAGTTCGATGAAAATGGAGTCTTGATCGAACCAATTACCATTTCTACCGGAGCTTCCGGGTGGGCCTATGCTGGCCCGGAGGGCAAGCCGCTGGATCTGAATGGCGATGGTTTGGTCGATGTTTCTGCCATTATGGCCGATGGAAAGACGGTTCAGGGGTTCGTTTCGACTGGCCAGACCTTCGATCCTCGAACCTATGGACAGTTCGAAAGCATCGTAAATAGCCAATTCTACACTACAGGCGATTTCAATGGTGATGGCGCGGCTGATTTCCTGGTATGGCCAGCCGTTGGTGACAATGTTCGGATCTATTATTCAGCTGGAAAAAATATCGTTGCTGGGCCGTCTTTTACGCTAGCGAATATTGGTTGGGGTGGTGTTGAAAGCCCGTATTGGCCATTTGCATCAGACGTTGATGGGGATGGGCGGGATGACATCATAACGCACCGAATTGGATCGACCCCTGTGCCTCAGGCCCGCGTTTGGCTGAACCGGGGGAGCAGTTTTCCGTTGATACAAGGTGGAGCGGACAGCGATACGTTTGCTGGTGCCATTGCCGACTTGCGGGATGCGGACGCTGACGGGTTTCCGGAAGCGGCCTTGAAAACAGTAAAAGACCTCGACAACGAATGGCAGGCATTTGCTCCGCAAAGGTATGCATTCATTGCTGAAACCCCAGATCTCATGTCTTTTGTCCGTCAGCCTTTAGGCGCGGAAATCAAGGCAAGCTATTCCCATCATGTTCCTGAGACCCAGCAAGACCTTCCGTTAAACTTGAATGTAGTGACCTCCGTTGAAACCTTCGACGGCCGCAACATCCGGTCCGTGACGGATTATGCCTACTCCGGTGCCAAGTGGGATTGGGCTCATCGGCGTTTTCTGGGCTTCCAGAAGATTGCAGCTACATTGCCGCAGATTGCAGGAGAGAGCGGGCGTCCGGTCGTTGAGACGACTTACCGTCAGGATTTAGCATCTTTTGGCAAAGTAGAAGGGGTTGTGTACAAGGACGGTTCTGGAACTGTTCTGAAACGGCAACAAGAAACCTATACGGCACAGAGCAGCTCGAAGCCTTTTACGTCGTTGAACACCCAGACAGCGACGACAACTTATTTCGGCGGCATTGCACGCACAGAATATAAAGTCCGCACATTTGATACTTATGGTCTCGTTGCCTCCACTCAGCACCACGGCAATGCAGATGCGGTTGGTGATGAATGGATCAACACGCGGTGGGCTTATCCGAATACGGGCAAATATATTGTCGACCGGTGGGCGGTCGAGGCGGTTAACGCTGGCACCGCTTATCATGAATCGGAAAACCTCAAATGGCAGCGCTGGCATTCTTTTGACAATCAAGGGGTCACAACTGCACCGACGTTAGGCCAAAAAACCGATACAACAGAATGGACCGGTGGCGGCGTCGGGGAGAACCTCCGGCTGAAAGCAGTGAGTTATGACGCCTACGGCAATGTCAAAACCGAGGCAAATGCGCGCGGAGAAACAACAACCTACATCTACGACGGCACGTATAATCTGTTCCCGGTTGAAGTTCGAGATCCGCTTTATTCATCAAATCCACAGCACAAGCGGACCTTTACTTGGGATCCGGTCTGCGGCGTCAAACTGACGGAAACCGACGAAAACGGCAAGGTGACAAGCCACAGCTATGATGCACTGTGCCGTTTGACACAGTCGAACCTGCCGGAAGGTGGACAGGTCGCCTATACATACCTCGACTGGGGCACTCCGGCGATCAGCAGAAATGTTCGCAGCGAATTGCACCCGAACGGTTCTGGAACCATTGGGGAAGATGAGTATTTTGATGGTCTTGGCCGGACATGGCAGACCGTCACGACCGGATCTGCCGGAACCACTGCGGATGATCGCAGTGTCACGCTGGTGTTCGACGCACGTGGCAATGTCGATCAACGCAGTCATCCATATCTACCTGGACAAAGCGTAGCCTGGACGTCTTACCGCTATGATGGTCTTAACCGGCAGATCACCCAAACCAACCCTGACAGCACAACCGTTGCAACCAATTACTTGGCTGGCGATACATTTACCGCAGTCGAGGCGATTGATGAACTTGGCCACAAGCGCGTCAGCCACTTCGATGCCTATGGCAACGAGATCTACCGTGACCGTTTCGACGGTACGGCGCGCCATCGCACAACCTTCACCTATGATGTTCTGAACAGACTGACCGGGATCACCGATCCGATCGGAGCGGCCTGGTCCTATACCTATGATGGTCATGGCAACCGCACTGCGATCACGGATCCAGATCTTGGCTGTCAAAATCTCTCCTATGACAATGCAAACCGTTTGATTGCCCACCACTACGCCAGCGGATCAAAGATCTCATTTGCTTACGATGCACTTGGCCGGACAACGTCTAAAACCGTCGATGCTGATGCAATGGCTTTTACCACCTGCGCCGGCACAGATCCGGACCCGGATCCGGAACCAGGCGTGGGCGATAACGTTTACGAGATTTATCACAACGGCGGTGACAAGATCATTCAGGAAGCAGCCAATGGCGGCACCGATACGATCAAGTTCATGGACATGGTGCTTTCGGATCTCGCGATCACATCCGAAGTCCAGAATTCGGCTCAAATCCTGAGATTCAAATGGTCGAAGAACGGGCACAATGCGAACGTGCAGGTGTCCGACAACGGTCAGCACATTGAGCAATATGTGTTTGCCGACGGAACGACACTCAGCAAGATTGATATCGGGTACATCAATCAGGTTGTTGCGACGGGAACGTCGGGCAACGATTACATCAAGTCCGGTGCCTTCGGTCCGGGAGACTTCCCGGCTCTGGAGTACATCGCGTCCTACAACGATCTGATTTCAAGCTATGGCACCAATGAAGCCGCTGGCACGGAGCATTATGTGTCCACAGGCCTTGCAGAAGGACGGACGATTACCTTCAACGGTCTTGCCTATATTGCCTCCTACAGCGACCTGATTGCAGCCTACGGCACCGACCGGAAAGCCGGGGCAAGGCACTACATTCAAACCGGAAGATCACAGGGACGGCAGATAACCTTCAGCATCGAATATTATCTGCGGAACTATCCGGATATGCGCAGTACCTATGGCCATAATATTCAGGCGCTGACCCTGCATTACATCCAGACGGGCCACGCAGAAAACCGGGTCACGGACGGTTTGCTGCCTGGGGCCATGACCTCATCTGAGTGGGCAACGTTTGTTGCACAAAACCCGCCGGTTGCAGATCCGGTTCTCTATCCGTCGGGCGGGTTCAACACGTCCAACTTCCCGGGCATGTCCTATATCGCAACATACCCGGATTTGATGGGCGCATTTGGCGCAGATGCTGCGGCCGGAACGAACCACTACTTCACCCATGGGCGCAATGAAAACCGCTATCCGTCTTTCAACGGCCTGAGGTACATTGCGTCTCATGGCGATTTGATCGGACGGTACGGAGCAAACCGCAACGCCGGTGCCGAGCACTACATCACCAACGGGTTCAGCGAAGGACGTGCGATCAACTTCGACTATTCGATCTACCTGCGCAACTACCCGGATCTGCGGGCCGCATATGGCAACAATCCGACAACGGCGACCCAGCACTTCATTTTGTATGCGGCCTCGGAAGGCCGGGTCGGCAACCGGCTCCTGGGCTCACCGTCGATGTCTTCGTCCGAATGGGCGAGCTATAAGTCCTCCAATCCGGCGATCCCGGATCCTGCAATCGTCATGGATGCACGCGGCTTTGCGCCGGGGTCTGACGACAACTATGTCTTTGCCGGTGAAGGCCACGACACATTGGAAGCCGGTCCGAGCGGCGATGCCGGATACCAGCATCTCTTCGGTCAGGGCGGCAACGATATCTACGTTGTTTCCTCAAACTCCGGCTCTGTGATCATTGAGGCCACGGCGGAAACGGCAAATGGCGGCGATGACGTCGTCCGCTTCTCCAACCTGAACCTTGCAAACCTGTCGGTGTCTCACCAGTACCTGGATGCACAGCAGGGCACGGTTCTGCGCCTGCGCTGGTCAAACGGACAGGTCGACATCGCCAACAAGGGTGAGAACGTCGAGCGCTTCCAATTTGCCGACGGCAGCATCAAGACAACCTGTGAAGTCCTGAACTACCCAGGCTGTGGCTCAGGCCCAGTCAATCCGGGAACGCAGACCTTTGCCGTCAGCGGCACCTTCCTTGTGCCCAACTACACCACGATCACCGTTGAAGTTGCCGGTGCGGGCGGGGAAGCCGGCGGGCCGATCCGCCAGGACGGCTCCGGGGAAAACACCACCCTTTACAACGGGCTTGATGGCGCGGCCGGTGGCAATTCGGTGTTCGGTTCCATGATCGGCTATGGCGGTGAGGGCGGCTCGGGAGCGTTGCTCACCCATTGGGGCAAGCTGCCGGCCTCCGCGCCGGGATCTGCCCAGGGCGGCAATCTCAGCAACACCACAGGCGCGGGCGCTGCGCCGGGCACAACTCTGGACTTCGGCGATGCCCGCAGAAGCCCGGGCGACGGCGGCGCTGGCGGCTTGGCACGGTCCACCTGGCAAAGCGGCCAGGCTGGCGCTCCGCAGATCGGCTCGAGCATCGCCGTGACGGTGGGTGCCGGCGGAACGTCCCTCAACAATCCCTACACCCGTGGTGGGGACGGCCTAGTCGTGGTGACGTGGCAATGA